A region of Plantactinospora sp. BC1 DNA encodes the following proteins:
- the dacB gene encoding D-alanyl-D-alanine carboxypeptidase/D-alanyl-D-alanine-endopeptidase has protein sequence MPGGVPPTGRRGRGRLLGVLASVLVLALAVAGVAVVRPGPVDGWLGGNASPTPGAVDPSEPPPPPVLAAAGANAPAPTPEGVRAALGPLVTSSTLGNEVNISVVDAVTGQALYENGQDTPTVPASTTKLVTAAAVLAARGPAYRIATRVVAGANPGEVVIIGAGDPTLAVNGTGWYPGAGRLDRLAAQVKKALGGTAPTKVIVDNTLFPGPVLEPAWDPDIPTGGFGAVITALMTDGARKDPEDKGRGQERYAKPDEAAGRAFAKLLGLPNSAVVIGKAPAAAATAPAAAASASPGTQSAGTELGRVSSPPMIRLVEFMLRDSDNVVAEALARQVALSRDKPASFVGAAEAVDEMVGELGLPAAESSLADGSGLSRANRVTPSLLTDVLTMAAKRTRPELADLFPGLPVAAWSGTLRDRFDRSGEKATKAGAGVVRAKTGTLSGVHAISGVVTTADGRLLAFAVLANRVPVGQDEAQRELDRIATTLARCGCR, from the coding sequence GTGCCCGGTGGGGTACCGCCGACGGGACGGCGGGGCCGGGGCAGGCTGCTCGGCGTGCTCGCGAGCGTCCTCGTGCTGGCGCTCGCCGTCGCCGGGGTGGCCGTGGTCCGCCCCGGCCCGGTGGACGGCTGGCTGGGCGGGAACGCCTCGCCGACCCCCGGTGCCGTCGACCCGAGCGAACCGCCGCCACCACCCGTACTCGCGGCCGCCGGCGCGAACGCTCCGGCACCCACCCCGGAGGGCGTACGGGCCGCGCTGGGCCCGCTGGTCACCTCCTCCACGCTCGGCAACGAGGTGAACATCTCGGTCGTCGACGCGGTCACCGGGCAGGCGCTCTACGAGAACGGCCAGGACACCCCGACCGTGCCGGCGTCGACCACCAAACTGGTCACCGCGGCGGCGGTACTCGCGGCGCGTGGCCCGGCGTACCGGATCGCCACCCGGGTGGTGGCCGGGGCGAACCCGGGCGAGGTGGTGATCATCGGGGCCGGTGACCCGACGCTGGCGGTGAACGGCACCGGCTGGTACCCGGGCGCCGGGCGGCTCGACCGGCTCGCCGCCCAGGTCAAGAAGGCGCTCGGCGGCACCGCGCCGACGAAGGTGATCGTCGACAACACCCTCTTCCCCGGCCCGGTCCTCGAACCGGCCTGGGACCCCGACATCCCCACCGGCGGGTTCGGTGCGGTGATCACGGCGCTGATGACCGACGGCGCCCGGAAGGACCCGGAGGACAAGGGGCGGGGCCAGGAGCGGTACGCCAAGCCGGACGAGGCCGCCGGGCGGGCCTTCGCCAAGCTGCTCGGGCTGCCGAACTCGGCGGTGGTGATCGGCAAGGCACCGGCGGCCGCCGCGACCGCCCCGGCCGCGGCGGCGAGCGCCAGCCCCGGCACCCAGAGCGCCGGCACCGAACTGGGCCGGGTCTCCTCGCCGCCGATGATCCGGCTGGTCGAGTTCATGCTCCGGGACAGCGACAACGTGGTGGCCGAGGCGCTGGCCCGGCAGGTCGCGCTGAGCCGGGACAAGCCGGCCTCGTTCGTCGGTGCGGCCGAGGCGGTCGACGAGATGGTCGGCGAACTCGGGCTGCCGGCGGCGGAGAGTTCACTCGCCGACGGCAGCGGGCTGTCCCGGGCCAACCGGGTCACCCCGAGCCTGCTGACCGACGTACTGACGATGGCCGCCAAGCGGACCCGGCCGGAACTCGCCGACCTCTTCCCCGGGCTGCCCGTGGCGGCCTGGTCGGGCACCCTGCGCGACCGGTTCGACCGGTCCGGCGAGAAGGCGACCAAGGCCGGAGCGGGCGTGGTGCGCGCCAAGACCGGGACGTTGAGCGGGGTGCACGCGATCTCCGGCGTGGTGACCACCGCCGACGGCCGGCTGCTGGCCTTCGCCGTACTCGCCAACAGGGTGCCGGTGGGGCAGGACGAGGCGCAGCGGGAGCTGGACCGGATCGCCACCACGCTGGCCCGGTGCGGCTGCCGCTGA